AAGTAATCTTCCGACCATGAAATTTGTGTGTCCCAAAATGAAACGGGAATACAATCGTGAAGACAAATCAAAACGACGGGTGTGCCACTGCGATAATCCATGTACAACTTCTTCCTGTGGCAGAATGATTTACGTTTATCCCGAAAAAAACCTTAGAGCATACCCCGGCGTGGAGCGTGGCTCACAGGAATGGGATGACACTTACAAAATCCGAGTAAATGTTGAAAAATCAATCAACCACTTTAAAGACAGTTTTTGTGTCGCTAACCGAAAAACAACAAACGAAAAAACACTTCATGCAGATTTACTTCTTGCTGGTATATCACAGTTATTAACTGTAGTTGTTGCCGACAAAATCCATCAACGACAATACATCAGAAGTTTAAAATCTTTCATAGCCTAGGACTTACCAACTCCATAAAGCCGAGGGCTTATTAAAGTGCGCCTAAAATGTCCGGTTATCCACTTTTTATTCCAGGATTCGTGCTAAGCACGAATCCTTCCCTGTTTAAGTTCAAGATTGCGAACGAGCATCGCGAGTTTCGCAATTACCTACTATAGTAATTAGGCATTTGCGAAACGCCACAAGCCGCATAAATACGACATTTTTTGTTGCTGAAAATAAAAATCTCCTCACGGTTTGTGATATAATGGAGTTGACTAGAAACCATAAACCACGCCCCGAAAGGAGATATATCTATGATACCACAAAAACAACTCTCTTTGGCAGATATTTTTGAAGATTGTAAAGATATTTATGAATCTGACAAACCTCATTTCCTTACTCTGCTCGAAAATCACATTGACCTTGATAAAATTATTCCGACTTCTTTTTACAAGCATTACTACGCATCCACTGGCAGAAATCGTAAATATCCTTTGAATGCAATGCTTTGGGCTTTGATTATACAACGCCTCTTTTCTATTCCAACAGATTCTCTCCTGTTAATCTTCCTTCATTATTCCAGACACCTGAGGGAATTCTGTGGCTTTACTAAAGTTCCTGACGCTTCAAAAATCACTCGCTTTAAACAGGATTTTTTAATGGACTTACAATCAGTTTTTGACAATCTCGTAGATATCACGGAGCCAATCTGCCAGGACATTGACGGTAATCTCGCCTCTATGCTTTTGTTTGATACTTCAGGAATTGAAGCATATGTGACTGAAAACAATCCAAAATACGCTAACCGCATTATGAAACAGCTTAAGTCCTATGCTAAAGCTCATAACTTCGATGATTCGTATGATCCTTACAAGGCAGCCTATGCCTCTATGCCTGCATCCGCCGCTGCTAACCCAGAAGTAAAGCAGCAGTATGTGAATGGTCATTTCTGCTATGCTTATAAATTTGGCATTACGACCAATGGACTTGGCATTGTTCGCTCCATTGATTTTTATAACAAGGATTATCTTGCTTCTCATCCTGACATCATTGTTGAAAAGAAATCAAAATCTCCTGATGAAGATAAATCACTTGCCGATTCGAAAGCCTTGATTCCAACCCTTAAAGATTTCAAAGAACGGCACCCTCTTATCAATCCTAAGATATTTCTTGGTGATGCTGCCTTTGATACGATTGAAATCTACAAATCCTTATTTGAAGATTTTAAATTTCAAAAAGCATTTATCCCTTTAAAGGTAAAACTGTCACTGGATAACGTGGATTATACATTCAATGAAAATGGTATTCCCTGCTGTCCTCATGATCCTTCACTCCCTATGAAACGGGAAGGTAGCAAGTCTCACTTAAGAAATAATCTTCCGACCATGAAATTTGTATGTCCCAAAATGAAATGGGAATACAATCGTGAAGACAAATCAAAACGACGGGTGTGCCACTGCGATAATCCATGTACAACTTCTTCCTGTGGTAGAATGATTTACGTTTATCTCGAAAAAAACCTTAGAGCATACCCCGGTGTGGAACGCGGCTCACAGGAATGGGATGACACTTACAAAATCCGAGTAAATGTTGAAAAATCAATCAACCACTTTAAAGACAGTTTTTGTGTCGCCAATCGAAAAACAACAAACAAAAAAACACTTCATGCAGATTTACTTCTTGCTGGTATATCACAGTTACTAACTGTAGTTGTTGCCGACAAAATCCATCAACGACAATACATCAGAAGTTTAAAATCTTTCATAGCCTAGGACTTACCAACTCCATAAAGCCGAGGGCTTATTAAAGTGCGCCTAAAATGTCCGGTTATCCACTTTTTATTCTAGGATTCGTGCTCTGCACGAATCCTTCCCTGTTTAAGTTCAAGATTGAGAACGAGCTTAGCGAGTTTCGCAATTACCTACTATAGTAATCCGTATTTTATCTTGATTCTCTGAAGTTTTTCCAATAACGGCCTTGCACCGATCCACAAAAAGAGAAAGGTTGAGGTGGCATGGACCAGGTCCACCGGCACGCCGGATATGTAGATTGCCAGCAGGCCGCTCCAGGTAAATTCATAAACGCTCATGAAGAGGGCCGCCGGGTTCATGATGCCGCCATAGATGAAAAAGGTCACCAGAAATCCGTAAAAGCAGAGGGTCAGGCGTTTTGCAGGGAGCAGGCCTTTCTGGTGGAGGATCCCAGTGAGGAACCCGATAAATCCCATGGCGAACATCTGCCACGGGGTCCACGGTCCCTGTCCAAAGAGGAAATTGCTGACCAGCATCGTGACTGCCCCCACCAGGAATCCGGCTTCACCCCCAAAGGCGATGCCGCTGATGATGACGATGGCAACGATCGGTTTAAAGCTGGGTAACATGAAGAAAGCTGCCCTTCCGGCACAGGCCAGAGCGGCCATGGTCGCCAGGACGATCATCTCCCTTGCCTGAGGTTTTCTCCCCTCAAATACCATAAAGAACGGGATCAGCGCATACACCATGATTACCAGGCTGATGAAGTAGTAGACCCGGCTCCCAAAAATGGTCTGCAGGAGGGTCCCCGCATCGTAAGCGGTACCCCGGAAACGGATGACCCCGATGGCGATGGTGACCGGGATCATCACAAGAAGGAGGAATAGGCTTACTTTTGTCCTTTTGGACAGTTTTCTTTTTTCCGTAGTGATAAATGCTTCGGAATCCACTTCAAATATATCATCATACAGGACCTGGTCTCCGGCTCCGCCTTCTTCCCTGAGGTCCTCCACCGCCTGTCTCATCTCTTCCAGCCGTTTTTTCTTTTTATGTCTGGCTGCGCTTTCCGGGAGGACTGCAGATGCCACCCTTTTCCCCAGGCTGTCTGTTTGGGTCTCTTCCGCCTGATAAAACTGCTTCAGGAATTCTTCGTTTGCTGTCTGAGACATTCTGCCACATCCTTTCCGGTCACTGCCATTGGAAAATATTTTCTCGCCATCCGGTTGGCTGCTGTCGTATAAAAATTATTTCCGGCAAAGAAGGCTTCCGGAGTCCCGGATGCCGCCACGCTGCCATCAAAGAACAGTCCGCACCGGTCCGCATGGCTGGCGCAGAATTCGATATCATGGGAGATCATGAAGATGGTCACCCCCTGCTCCTTTAAGAGGGCCAGGATATCTGCAAATTCCTTTTTAAAATAACTGTCCAGACCTTTGGTCGGCTCGTCCATCAGGAGGAGCTTCGGCCGGAGCAGCAGGATCTTTGCCAGGGCCAGCCTCTGCTGTTCCCCTCCGGAAAGGTCATAGGGATGTCGGTGGAGGAGTCCTTCCAGATGGGTCACCTGCATGATGCCGTCCACTACATCCTTCTTTTCCAGTGACAGGTTATATTCGTCATTTTTCCGTTCTTTCTTTCCTCCCACCATCTCAAAGAGTTCCAGTTCGACTGTCTTTTTCACAAAAAGGGACTGCGGGTTTTGTGGGAGCACGCCTAAAAAGCCGTGGAACAGTTCCCTGTCTGTATAGCGGCGTATATCCTTTCCGCCCAGGAGGATCTTCCCCCGGTAAGGTTTCCGGAGGCGGCTAATCAGGGAAAGGGTGGTGGTTTTTCCGGTCCCGTTTCCTCCCAAAAGGCAGTAAAATTCCCCTTTATATAGGGAAAGGTTCAGGCCCTTCACCACGTCCGGCGTGTCCTTTTCATACCGGAACCAAACATCCCTGCATTCCAGGAGGACTTCCCTCTCTTCTCCTTTGTCCTGCCCTTTCCCGGAATGAATAGAATGCTTTCCTTCCGGTCCATGGGCAGATTCCCTTTTTTCTTCCGGCAGAATGCCTTTTTTTTCGCAGACGGCATCCAGCCATTTCCTTCCATCCCGGACGGTGACCGGGCATTCCACTGGTACATCTGCATCCACCATGGAATAGATCTGCATCGGTACCGGCATGGCCAGGAACATCTCATGGTCTTTTTCCTTTAAGACCTGCCCGATATGGGACGGGCTTCCTTCTGCGAGGATGGTCCCTTCCTCCATAACGGCCACCCGGTCTGCAGACGGGAAGACTTCCTCTAACCGGTGCTCTGTCAGGATGATGGTAGTCCCCAGGTCCCGGTTGATCTTCTTTACAGTCTCCAGGAAATCGGAGGCTGCGATGGGATCCAGCTGGGAAGTGGGTTCATCCAGGACAAGCAGGTCTGGATGCATGGCCATGATGGATGCCAGGTTTAAGAGCTGCTTCTGCCCTCCGGAAAGTTCCGCCACGTTTTTGTAGAACCAGTCCTGGATTCCGAAATAGCTTGCCATCTCCGCCACACGTATACGGATGTCCGGCGTGGAGTACCCGAGGCTCTCCAGACCGAAGGCCAGTTCATGCCAGACTTTGTCTGTGACGATCTGGTTATCCGGGTTCTGCAGGACATATCCGATCTTCCGGCTCTGGTCCCGGTTGCTCATATCGGAAAGGGGCATCCCCTGAAAGAGGATCTCCCCTTTCCGTTTCCCATGGGGAGTCAGCGGCGTCTTCAGGTGGGTGAGAAGGGTACTCTTGCCGCACCCGCTCCTTCCGCAAAGCACCAGAAACTCCCCTTCTTCTATTGTTAGGTTCACATGATCCAGTGCGCGTTTTTCTTCCTCAGGATATGCGAAAGAAAGATCCTGGATCTCTAAAAATGTTCCTTTCTTCTTTATGCTTCCCATAAACGGTATCCTCCTATCGCCTGTTTCTGTATGTCTTTTCTCCGCAGCTTCCACATCTGCCGGTCAGACAGTTCCATAACGACCGGCATCAGGCAGAAAATGAGGTAAGAGCCGAATACCAAGGCACTGCCCGGGGTGAGGGGAACTCCCTCTATGATGATCCTCGGATTGAACCTGGAAAAGGCATATCCCCGGGAAGCCCCAAAGAGGGTCAGCCCGAAGGAGACGGCCATGAACAAAAGACACAGGCTGTCCCTTTTATCAAAACGGTAGATGGAAAAGGCAGTCCTGCCCTTCTCACCATACCCCCGGCATTTCATGGAATCCGCAGTCTCAATGGCATTTTCCAGCGCCCACGTCACAAGGATGGAGAAGATCGTGATCCCATGTTTCGCCCGTTTGACCAGGCTGCCGTTCTTCGTACTTCGCCCGATGCATTTCTGTCCGTCTGAGATCACGCCCATCTGGCGGACAAACCGTGGCACAAATCGGAGACACATGGACAGCACCAGAGAGAGGGCCGGGATGATCTTTCCAAAGAGATAGATGAACTTATCAGAAGTCATCACTTCCGTATAGCAGGAAAACCAGATCAGGGTGCAGGCGAGCATCAGTGCCATGATGACGCCATACACACAGCTCTCGAGGGTAAACGGATTCCCGTTATACAGGTAGCCGATGATGGTAACACCGTAGTGGTTGAACATGGGATTGATCAGCGCCACGATGGCCATCGCCGGGATGGAAAAGCACAAGTTGAACTTTAAAGTATGCTTTACTCCTTTCAGCAGGAAAGAATAGGCGATTCCCGATACAAAGGAGATCCCCAGGAGGACCGGATGGGTCACAAAGACTGTGATCCCGATATTCCCCACAAAATACAGCATATTTAATAACGGATGGTAAGTCGAAAATGTATCTTTCATGGCCACTCCTTAATACATTGAGTTGTCCCCAACGTCTTTTCCAAGATTACAGGTATAGACCCAGTTGATCACATCGCCGTCTTCCACCTTGTATTTACTGCAGCCGTAGTTCGGGAACCACCCGTTGACATTGTACATCCAGCCGGACAGCTCGCCGCAGTCAAATTCGTAAAGCTGGTTGATTCCTTCCACATATGCGGTATCGTACATCGGGGTATAGGTGGATTCCATATGGATCCCCGCTTCTTTGCATACCCGTTTTAAAACATCATGGACGCTCTCCCCTTCGGTGAACTCTATCGTGGACGGAGCGAGGATCTGCCCATTGGAAGGCACGAACTCTTCCTTTCCTGCGGTCAGATTGCCCATGTTGTTTAAGATGGTGGAACAGCTGATGGAGATGGTACAGGTATGGACGGTGGCAGAGCTCTCACTGTTCTTCACGTCACCATCGGAGGAATCACCAGAGCCAGTGTCAGAACTGTTTCCCGATGAACTGCTGTTTCCGGAACCGCTGACGGAACTTCCGCCGGAGGAGCCTACAGCATCGTTGGCACCGTCTGCCCCCTTATTCTGGGTACCGGTGATCCCGCCTACCACATAGCAGTCGCCGTCCAGTGTGGAGACATTCATGGTCAGCACCGTAGAACCATTCTCCATGTCTGCTGCAATGGTAACATCACTCATCTTAGCCAGATTTCCTCCCTGTTCCTTTAAGAGGAGCCCTGTATCGGACTCCCAGGCTGACGGTAGGGTCACCTGCAGGGTTGGGACACTGATCACGCCTTTCCCATTCATGGTCATCATTAAAGCATCATTGGCATTGTTAGCCTGTTTTTTGATCTCATCCAGTCCCTCTGTTGTAAAATTGATCTTCAGGTTCTGGTCTTCCGGGTTCTGGATCTTGGATGCATCATAAGTC
This Anaerobutyricum hallii DNA region includes the following protein-coding sequences:
- a CDS encoding ECF transporter S component, producing the protein MSQTANEEFLKQFYQAEETQTDSLGKRVASAVLPESAARHKKKKRLEEMRQAVEDLREEGGAGDQVLYDDIFEVDSEAFITTEKRKLSKRTKVSLFLLLVMIPVTIAIGVIRFRGTAYDAGTLLQTIFGSRVYYFISLVIMVYALIPFFMVFEGRKPQAREMIVLATMAALACAGRAAFFMLPSFKPIVAIVIISGIAFGGEAGFLVGAVTMLVSNFLFGQGPWTPWQMFAMGFIGFLTGILHQKGLLPAKRLTLCFYGFLVTFFIYGGIMNPAALFMSVYEFTWSGLLAIYISGVPVDLVHATSTFLFLWIGARPLLEKLQRIKIKYGLL
- a CDS encoding energy-coupling factor transporter transmembrane component T, whose translation is MKDTFSTYHPLLNMLYFVGNIGITVFVTHPVLLGISFVSGIAYSFLLKGVKHTLKFNLCFSIPAMAIVALINPMFNHYGVTIIGYLYNGNPFTLESCVYGVIMALMLACTLIWFSCYTEVMTSDKFIYLFGKIIPALSLVLSMCLRFVPRFVRQMGVISDGQKCIGRSTKNGSLVKRAKHGITIFSILVTWALENAIETADSMKCRGYGEKGRTAFSIYRFDKRDSLCLLFMAVSFGLTLFGASRGYAFSRFNPRIIIEGVPLTPGSALVFGSYLIFCLMPVVMELSDRQMWKLRRKDIQKQAIGGYRLWEA
- a CDS encoding DUF4430 domain-containing protein — its product is MIRPETTNQKYSKKNTIRGRLLAFLLAFVLVLAVGCGSAKDGSEGSTGADGTAGGAGNVETLQDINEVPEDGVITKEQFATVAGQDRQVQFTGQTEDGISYVWTYDASKIQNPEDQNLKINFTTEGLDEIKKQANNANDALMMTMNGKGVISVPTLQVTLPSAWESDTGLLLKEQGGNLAKMSDVTIAADMENGSTVLTMNVSTLDGDCYVVGGITGTQNKGADGANDAVGSSGGSSVSGSGNSSSSGNSSDTGSGDSSDGDVKNSESSATVHTCTISISCSTILNNMGNLTAGKEEFVPSNGQILAPSTIEFTEGESVHDVLKRVCKEAGIHMESTYTPMYDTAYVEGINQLYEFDCGELSGWMYNVNGWFPNYGCSKYKVEDGDVINWVYTCNLGKDVGDNSMY
- a CDS encoding ABC transporter ATP-binding protein, which encodes MGSIKKKGTFLEIQDLSFAYPEEEKRALDHVNLTIEEGEFLVLCGRSGCGKSTLLTHLKTPLTPHGKRKGEILFQGMPLSDMSNRDQSRKIGYVLQNPDNQIVTDKVWHELAFGLESLGYSTPDIRIRVAEMASYFGIQDWFYKNVAELSGGQKQLLNLASIMAMHPDLLVLDEPTSQLDPIAASDFLETVKKINRDLGTTIILTEHRLEEVFPSADRVAVMEEGTILAEGSPSHIGQVLKEKDHEMFLAMPVPMQIYSMVDADVPVECPVTVRDGRKWLDAVCEKKGILPEEKRESAHGPEGKHSIHSGKGQDKGEEREVLLECRDVWFRYEKDTPDVVKGLNLSLYKGEFYCLLGGNGTGKTTTLSLISRLRKPYRGKILLGGKDIRRYTDRELFHGFLGVLPQNPQSLFVKKTVELELFEMVGGKKERKNDEYNLSLEKKDVVDGIMQVTHLEGLLHRHPYDLSGGEQQRLALAKILLLRPKLLLMDEPTKGLDSYFKKEFADILALLKEQGVTIFMISHDIEFCASHADRCGLFFDGSVAASGTPEAFFAGNNFYTTAANRMARKYFPMAVTGKDVAECLRQQTKNS